The following proteins are encoded in a genomic region of Methanoculleus bourgensis MS2:
- a CDS encoding V-type ATP synthase subunit E family protein, whose protein sequence is MGLEAVIREIQEKGRKEAEEVRKETRADVEEILRDAQTKAAGIKMAAEEEADRTATHIINQEVSAANLVVKRQVLNAQKTLLDQVYSASLAAVGDLPAEFHKKALTELLKKVAGEIKEGIVHANERDTPVVKEIISGQKTLSGYTVGAPVEIPGGIIVESTDGELKIDYSYRTFLDEIWESGLKDASDILFT, encoded by the coding sequence ATGGGACTCGAAGCAGTCATCAGAGAGATCCAGGAGAAAGGGCGAAAGGAGGCCGAAGAGGTCCGGAAAGAGACCAGGGCCGATGTTGAAGAGATCCTCCGGGATGCACAGACCAAGGCTGCCGGGATCAAGATGGCAGCCGAAGAGGAAGCAGACCGGACGGCCACTCACATCATCAATCAGGAGGTCTCAGCAGCGAACCTCGTCGTCAAACGGCAGGTCTTAAACGCCCAGAAGACACTCCTGGATCAGGTCTATTCGGCCTCGCTCGCTGCTGTCGGTGATCTGCCTGCCGAGTTCCACAAGAAGGCGCTCACGGAACTGCTGAAGAAGGTGGCAGGGGAGATCAAAGAGGGTATCGTGCACGCGAATGAGCGGGATACTCCGGTTGTCAAAGAGATTATCTCCGGGCAAAAGACCCTCTCGGGCTACACCGTGGGTGCGCCGGTTGAGATACCCGGGGGTATCATCGTCGAGAGCACCGACGGCGAGTTGAAGATCGATTACAGTTACCGCACGTTCCTGGATGAAATCTGGGAATCCGGCCTGAAGGATGCGTCAGATATCCTGTTTACATGA
- a CDS encoding V-type H+-transporting ATPase subunit K, whose translation MVDVGMTLEMVEASQMGMKALGAGLAVGLTGIGSGLAEMTIGSAAVGATAENRDMFGLALLLTVIPETIVIFGLVVALLLLF comes from the coding sequence ATGGTAGATGTTGGTATGACTCTTGAAATGGTAGAAGCATCGCAGATGGGAATGAAAGCGCTCGGCGCAGGCCTCGCTGTCGGCCTTACCGGCATCGGATCCGGTCTTGCAGAGATGACGATCGGCTCCGCTGCAGTCGGGGCGACGGCTGAGAACCGCGATATGTTCGGTCTGGCACTGCTCCTGACTGTTATTCCCGAAACCATCGTCATCTTCGGTCTTGTGGTCGCTCTGCTGCTTCTGTTCTGA
- a CDS encoding V-type ATP synthase subunit C translates to MAGISGGLATNYIYACTRMRVRRSRLIPREDYLRMLNMSLPEITRFIGDTYYRSEIDELGTSFSGINLVEVALSWNLAKEYQNILELVPGELKHFTASYLRRWDIQNVVTILRGKMQEVQPGKIKEVLVPAGRLDKVALDRLLTEESPERVVEALKGEQIYPVLEQELPGAIETGSFAHLENELYKGYYARLIADAREGIKGGKVFLKYIELEIDIRNIQNLFRLRAGHVHEDVRELMIPGGSFPVEELQRLSGLEDRDEFIDALKRRVKALPLLNALEAIRGKTALHEIEVALTRVQLDQMERMSKRYPFSVLPVLVYLEEKKYEVANLRALARGREANLPGERLQGYLVI, encoded by the coding sequence ATGGCAGGGATTAGTGGCGGATTAGCGACCAACTACATCTACGCCTGCACCCGCATGCGCGTACGGAGGTCACGGCTGATACCGCGCGAGGACTATCTCCGGATGCTGAATATGAGCCTGCCTGAGATTACTCGGTTCATCGGCGATACCTATTACCGGTCTGAGATCGATGAACTCGGTACCTCCTTCTCCGGTATCAACCTCGTCGAGGTGGCCCTGAGCTGGAACCTCGCCAAGGAGTACCAGAATATCCTGGAGCTTGTGCCCGGGGAACTGAAGCATTTTACCGCCAGTTACCTGCGCCGCTGGGATATCCAGAACGTCGTCACCATCCTGCGCGGTAAGATGCAGGAGGTGCAGCCTGGTAAGATCAAGGAGGTTCTGGTCCCGGCCGGGAGGCTGGATAAGGTCGCTCTCGACCGTCTCCTCACCGAAGAGTCGCCGGAACGGGTTGTCGAGGCGCTTAAGGGTGAGCAGATCTACCCGGTCCTTGAACAGGAACTCCCCGGCGCGATAGAGACGGGATCGTTTGCCCACCTGGAGAACGAGCTCTACAAGGGCTACTACGCGCGGCTCATCGCCGATGCCCGGGAAGGCATCAAGGGAGGGAAGGTGTTCCTGAAGTACATCGAGCTCGAGATCGATATCAGGAACATCCAGAACCTCTTCCGGCTCAGGGCCGGGCATGTCCATGAGGATGTGCGGGAACTGATGATCCCCGGCGGCTCGTTCCCGGTTGAGGAACTGCAGCGACTCTCGGGGCTTGAAGACCGGGATGAGTTCATCGACGCCTTAAAGAGGCGGGTGAAGGCGCTCCCGCTCTTAAACGCGCTCGAGGCCATCCGGGGCAAGACCGCCCTCCACGAGATCGAGGTTGCGCTGACCCGGGTCCAGCTGGACCAGATGGAGAGGATGTCGAAACGGTATCCGTTCTCGGTCCTCCCGGTCCTCGTTTACCTGGAAGAGAAGAAGTACGAGGTTGCGAACCTTCGTGCCCTCGCCCGGGGCAGGGAAGCCAACCTCCCCGGTGAGCGGTTACAGGGATACCTGGTGATATAG
- a CDS encoding V-type ATP synthase subunit F: MEIAVVGTDEFILGFRLAGVRKTYAAETDERLVEQINQVLEDTDVGILVLKGSDMERIPLRLRTTLENSVKPTVIAIGGEEGGLSMRERIKRSVGVDLWK; this comes from the coding sequence ATGGAGATCGCAGTTGTCGGTACCGATGAATTCATCCTCGGTTTCCGGCTCGCAGGGGTCAGGAAGACCTATGCGGCCGAGACCGACGAGCGGCTGGTCGAGCAGATCAACCAGGTGCTTGAGGACACGGACGTCGGCATTCTCGTGCTGAAGGGCAGCGACATGGAGCGGATCCCCTTGCGGCTTCGCACCACCCTCGAGAACTCTGTCAAGCCGACGGTGATCGCCATCGGCGGAGAGGAGGGCGGCCTGTCGATGAGAGAGAGAATCAAGAGATCGGTGGGTGTTGATCTGTGGAAGTAA